One region of Dysidea avara chromosome 1, odDysAvar1.4, whole genome shotgun sequence genomic DNA includes:
- the LOC136262653 gene encoding uncharacterized protein isoform X4, whose product MTGADQGLYYCCVSAGALCGNSSSASTTILLSTPAVIDAAITTYISTVGSNVTLICTVSDKGTPPATFSWRRNGYELNDNNIVNDTVMALVLTNVTMESVGTYVCSGTGVLSYRSDVVELIVEDSLEWSNTAVTTSYGEDVILSCRTNVSAPTNYGWEQVSGQSLIVENITTLNNGSLFLTNVQQSATFKCTVLGEHGVTLRFVELVVDMNNNTITTASQLIYLQNTDTTSSCHDTELEEYLIVTLQSYLHHKCGCTNFKVTVNCNDTAGSIASAVYGVQLVGPLANDLLQLWLMQKANDKNEIELDVATFTLCNQTCTAVTETMSENKHTVPTEVFIAAAICIIIILMILNLWILYCYRSSMIRKRRYKIHTRVRTSASTCSESGPLPGNYDKLNHTYSRDTPTEPSNRTITQTYADNSSNKLPPFNQEIEYNKKPTVKAMANGMGIVRSNGITAILNPPTWNVDIDSVAVTPSKTHVSYYDVTLPSNSDHR is encoded by the exons ATGACGGGTGCCGATCAGGGGTTGTATTATTGCTGCGTTTCAGCTGGAGCACTTTGTGGCAACAGCAGCTCAGCAAGTACCACTATTCTATTATCAA CTCCAGCTGTGATAGATGCAGCTATTACTACCTACATATCAACTGTTGGGTCAAATGTTACCCTTATATGCACTGTCTCTGATAAAGGTACTCCACCAGCAACTTTCTCATGGAGAAGAAATGGCTATGAATTAAATGATAATAACATAGTAAATGACACTGTTATGGCATTGGTGTTAACTAATGTTACCATGGAGAGTGTTGGCACGTATGTCTGCTCTGGCACTGGTGTGTTGTCATATCGTAGTGATGTTGTGGAATTAATTGTTGAAG ATTCCCTGGAATGGAGCAACACTGCCGTCACAACTTCATACGGAGAAGATGTTATCCTATCATGCAGAACTAATGTATCAGCACCAACAAACTATGGTTGGGAACAAGTGTCTGGGCAGTCACTCATTGTGGAGAATATCACAACTCTCAATAATGGATCATTATTTTTAACCAATGTACAGCAATCTGCAACCTTCAAATGTACAGTGCTGGGTGAACATGGAGTGACCCTACGATTTGTTGAGCTGGTTGTAG ATATGAATAACAACACCATAACTACTGCTAGTCAACTGATTTACTTGCAAAACACAGATACAACATCATCTTGTCATGATACTGAG CTAGAGGAATATTTGATTGTGACACTGCAAAGCTACTTGCATCATAAATGTGGCTGTACTAACTTTAAAGTTACAGTGAACTGCAATGACACTGCAGGATCTATAGCTAGTGCAGTATATGGTGTACAGTTGGTTGGTCCATTGGCTaatgatttgttgcagttatgGCTGATGCAGAAAGCAAATGACAAAAATGAAATCGAGCTGGATGTAGCTACCTTTACTTTGTGCAACCAAACATGTACTGCAGTAACTGAAACTATGTCAGAGAACAAACACACTGTACCAACAGAAGTTTTTATAGCAGCTGCTATATGTATCATAATTATTCTGATGATCTTGAATCTTTGGATACTTTACTGTTACCGCAG TTCGATGATCAGAAAAAGAAGGTACAAGATTCATACACGAGTGAGAACAAGTGCTAGCACATGTTCAGAGAGTGGACCATTGCCAGGAAATTATGATAAACTAAACCACACCTACTCAAGGGACACTCCAACAGAACCAAGTAATAGAACAATTACTCAAACTTATGCAGATAATTCATCCAATAAACTACCTCCCTTTAATCAAGAAATAGAGTACAATAAAAAGCCAACTGTTAAAGCAATGGCCAACGGGATGGGAATTGTCAGAAGTAATGGTATCACAGCTATACTGAACCCTCCTACTTGGAATGTAGACATTGACAGTGTTGCAGTCACTCCATCCAAAACTCATGTGTCCTACTATGATGTTACCCTCCCCAGTAATTCTGATCATAGATAG
- the LOC136262653 gene encoding uncharacterized protein isoform X1 — protein sequence MLETTGRLLFIIQFAILADFITARIVSLPHQRYVLEGNQGSVRCQNRSDDGTTFYSYITNAIWYRDYRNGTIVQIGDSGPVYADKHTLIISSMTGADQGLYYCCVSAGALCGNSSSASTTILLSTPAVIDAAITTYISTVGSNVTLICTVSDKGTPPATFSWRRNGYELNDNNIVNDTVMALVLTNVTMESVGTYVCSGTGVLSYRSDVVELIVEDSLEWSNTAVTTSYGEDVILSCRTNVSAPTNYGWEQVSGQSLIVENITTLNNGSLFLTNVQQSATFKCTVLGEHGVTLRFVELVVDMNNNTITTASQLIYLQNTDTTSSCHDTELEEYLIVTLQSYLHHKCGCTNFKVTVNCNDTAGSIASAVYGVQLVGPLANDLLQLWLMQKANDKNEIELDVATFTLCNQTCTAVTETMSENKHTVPTEVFIAAAICIIIILMILNLWILYCYRSSMIRKRRYKIHTRVRTSASTCSESGPLPGNYDKLNHTYSRDTPTEPSNRTITQTYADNSSNKLPPFNQEIEYNKKPTVKAMANGMGIVRSNGITAILNPPTWNVDIDSVAVTPSKTHVSYYDVTLPSNSDHR from the exons atgttagaaactactGGAAGGTTGTTGTTTATAATTCAGTTTGCCATTTTAGCag ACTTTATTACTGCAAGAATTGTATCTCTGCCACATCAACGATATGTGCTGGAAGGAAACCAAGGTAGTGTGAGATGTCAAAACAGAAGTGATGATGGAACCACTTTCTATTCATACATCACAAATGCAATTTGGTATAGAGACTATCGGAATGGAACTATTGTTCAAATTGGAGATTCAGGCCCGGTCTACGCAGATAAACATACACTAATAATATCCTCAATGACGGGTGCCGATCAGGGGTTGTATTATTGCTGCGTTTCAGCTGGAGCACTTTGTGGCAACAGCAGCTCAGCAAGTACCACTATTCTATTATCAA CTCCAGCTGTGATAGATGCAGCTATTACTACCTACATATCAACTGTTGGGTCAAATGTTACCCTTATATGCACTGTCTCTGATAAAGGTACTCCACCAGCAACTTTCTCATGGAGAAGAAATGGCTATGAATTAAATGATAATAACATAGTAAATGACACTGTTATGGCATTGGTGTTAACTAATGTTACCATGGAGAGTGTTGGCACGTATGTCTGCTCTGGCACTGGTGTGTTGTCATATCGTAGTGATGTTGTGGAATTAATTGTTGAAG ATTCCCTGGAATGGAGCAACACTGCCGTCACAACTTCATACGGAGAAGATGTTATCCTATCATGCAGAACTAATGTATCAGCACCAACAAACTATGGTTGGGAACAAGTGTCTGGGCAGTCACTCATTGTGGAGAATATCACAACTCTCAATAATGGATCATTATTTTTAACCAATGTACAGCAATCTGCAACCTTCAAATGTACAGTGCTGGGTGAACATGGAGTGACCCTACGATTTGTTGAGCTGGTTGTAG ATATGAATAACAACACCATAACTACTGCTAGTCAACTGATTTACTTGCAAAACACAGATACAACATCATCTTGTCATGATACTGAG CTAGAGGAATATTTGATTGTGACACTGCAAAGCTACTTGCATCATAAATGTGGCTGTACTAACTTTAAAGTTACAGTGAACTGCAATGACACTGCAGGATCTATAGCTAGTGCAGTATATGGTGTACAGTTGGTTGGTCCATTGGCTaatgatttgttgcagttatgGCTGATGCAGAAAGCAAATGACAAAAATGAAATCGAGCTGGATGTAGCTACCTTTACTTTGTGCAACCAAACATGTACTGCAGTAACTGAAACTATGTCAGAGAACAAACACACTGTACCAACAGAAGTTTTTATAGCAGCTGCTATATGTATCATAATTATTCTGATGATCTTGAATCTTTGGATACTTTACTGTTACCGCAG TTCGATGATCAGAAAAAGAAGGTACAAGATTCATACACGAGTGAGAACAAGTGCTAGCACATGTTCAGAGAGTGGACCATTGCCAGGAAATTATGATAAACTAAACCACACCTACTCAAGGGACACTCCAACAGAACCAAGTAATAGAACAATTACTCAAACTTATGCAGATAATTCATCCAATAAACTACCTCCCTTTAATCAAGAAATAGAGTACAATAAAAAGCCAACTGTTAAAGCAATGGCCAACGGGATGGGAATTGTCAGAAGTAATGGTATCACAGCTATACTGAACCCTCCTACTTGGAATGTAGACATTGACAGTGTTGCAGTCACTCCATCCAAAACTCATGTGTCCTACTATGATGTTACCCTCCCCAGTAATTCTGATCATAGATAG
- the LOC136262674 gene encoding uncharacterized protein, translating into MDQTEKMIQVFVKTLTGKTIALQMDTNDTVGDVKSGVEKKEGIRCDEQRLIFQGKQLDDGRTLGKHNISNNSIIHLLLYLRGGMKIFVRIPDPDVNNDGNERVVTLEILQTDTVANIKAGITDKTAIPTANQELIFASSTMDDHRALCDYGIRSESTVTLRYKGVIQLFIKAMTGKTTLVKVPYGSTVKKLKEEIKQTLGIAVDEQRLIFFAVQLEDGDKLRDRGVQNNNTIHLVVRIKGGVVKKPFGVA; encoded by the coding sequence ATGGACCAAACTGAGAAGATGATTCAAGTATTCGTTAAAACTCTGACTGGTAAAACCATCGCGCTTCAGATGGACACCAACGATACTGTCGGTGACGTGAAATCGGGGGTAGAAAAGAAAGAAGGGATCCGTTGCGATGAACAGCGACTAATTTTCCAAGGAAAACAACTGGATGATGGCCGAACGTTGGGTAAACACAACATTTCAAATAATTCCATTATTCATCTGTTGTTGTATTTGAGAGGGGGAATGAAAATTTTTGTAAGAATTCCAGACCCTGATGTTAACAATGATGGAAATGAAAGAGTGGTAACATTGGAGATTTTACAAACTGACACTGTTGCTAATATTAAAGCTGGAATTACAGATAAAACTGCTATTCCAACTGCTAACCAAGAGTTAATCTTTGCCAGTTCCACAATGGATGATCATCGGGCACTATGTGATTATGGAATTCGTAGTGAATCCACTGTGACTTTACGTTACAAAGGTGTTATACAATTGTTTATCAAAGCCATGACTGGCAAAACAACTCTTGTCAAAGTTCCTTATGGTTCAACAGTAAAGAAACTCAAGGAGGAAATAAAACAGACACTTGGAATTGCAGTGGATGAACAGCGGCTAATATTTTTTGCTGTGCAGCTAGAGGATGGAGACAAATTACGTGACCGTGGTGTTCAGAATAATAACACCATTCATCTGGTCGTTCGCATTAAAGGTGGAGTGGTGAAAAAACCTTTTGGTGTGGCATGA
- the LOC136262653 gene encoding netrin receptor DCC-like isoform X3 yields MLETTGRLLFIIQFAILADFITARIVSLPHQRYVLEGNQGSVRCQNRSDDGTTFYSYITNAIWYRDYRNGTIVQIGDSGPVYADKHTLIISSMTGADQGLYYCCVSAGALCGNSSSASTTILLSTPAVIDAAITTYISTVGSNVTLICTVSDKGTPPATFSWRRNGYELNDNNIVNDTVMALVLTNVTMESVGTYVCSGTGVLSYRSDVVELIVEDSLEWSNTAVTTSYGEDVILSCRTNVSAPTNYGWEQVSGQSLIVENITTLNNGSLFLTNVQQSATFKCTVLGEHGVTLRFVELVVDMNNNTITTASQLIYLQNTDTTSSCHDTELEEYLIVTLQSYLHHKCGCTNFKVTVNCNDTAGSIASAVYGVQLVGPLANDLLQLWLMQKANDKNEIELDVATFTLCNQTCTAVTETMSENKHTVPTEVFIAAAICIIIILMILNLWILYCYRSSMIRKRRYKIHTRVRTSASTCSESGPLPGNYDKLNHTYSRDTPTEPKIEYNKKPTVKAMANGMGIVRSNGITAILNPPTWNVDIDSVAVTPSKTHVSYYDVTLPSNSDHR; encoded by the exons atgttagaaactactGGAAGGTTGTTGTTTATAATTCAGTTTGCCATTTTAGCag ACTTTATTACTGCAAGAATTGTATCTCTGCCACATCAACGATATGTGCTGGAAGGAAACCAAGGTAGTGTGAGATGTCAAAACAGAAGTGATGATGGAACCACTTTCTATTCATACATCACAAATGCAATTTGGTATAGAGACTATCGGAATGGAACTATTGTTCAAATTGGAGATTCAGGCCCGGTCTACGCAGATAAACATACACTAATAATATCCTCAATGACGGGTGCCGATCAGGGGTTGTATTATTGCTGCGTTTCAGCTGGAGCACTTTGTGGCAACAGCAGCTCAGCAAGTACCACTATTCTATTATCAA CTCCAGCTGTGATAGATGCAGCTATTACTACCTACATATCAACTGTTGGGTCAAATGTTACCCTTATATGCACTGTCTCTGATAAAGGTACTCCACCAGCAACTTTCTCATGGAGAAGAAATGGCTATGAATTAAATGATAATAACATAGTAAATGACACTGTTATGGCATTGGTGTTAACTAATGTTACCATGGAGAGTGTTGGCACGTATGTCTGCTCTGGCACTGGTGTGTTGTCATATCGTAGTGATGTTGTGGAATTAATTGTTGAAG ATTCCCTGGAATGGAGCAACACTGCCGTCACAACTTCATACGGAGAAGATGTTATCCTATCATGCAGAACTAATGTATCAGCACCAACAAACTATGGTTGGGAACAAGTGTCTGGGCAGTCACTCATTGTGGAGAATATCACAACTCTCAATAATGGATCATTATTTTTAACCAATGTACAGCAATCTGCAACCTTCAAATGTACAGTGCTGGGTGAACATGGAGTGACCCTACGATTTGTTGAGCTGGTTGTAG ATATGAATAACAACACCATAACTACTGCTAGTCAACTGATTTACTTGCAAAACACAGATACAACATCATCTTGTCATGATACTGAG CTAGAGGAATATTTGATTGTGACACTGCAAAGCTACTTGCATCATAAATGTGGCTGTACTAACTTTAAAGTTACAGTGAACTGCAATGACACTGCAGGATCTATAGCTAGTGCAGTATATGGTGTACAGTTGGTTGGTCCATTGGCTaatgatttgttgcagttatgGCTGATGCAGAAAGCAAATGACAAAAATGAAATCGAGCTGGATGTAGCTACCTTTACTTTGTGCAACCAAACATGTACTGCAGTAACTGAAACTATGTCAGAGAACAAACACACTGTACCAACAGAAGTTTTTATAGCAGCTGCTATATGTATCATAATTATTCTGATGATCTTGAATCTTTGGATACTTTACTGTTACCGCAG TTCGATGATCAGAAAAAGAAGGTACAAGATTCATACACGAGTGAGAACAAGTGCTAGCACATGTTCAGAGAGTGGACCATTGCCAGGAAATTATGATAAACTAAACCACACCTACTCAAGGGACACTCCAACAGAACCAA AAATAGAGTACAATAAAAAGCCAACTGTTAAAGCAATGGCCAACGGGATGGGAATTGTCAGAAGTAATGGTATCACAGCTATACTGAACCCTCCTACTTGGAATGTAGACATTGACAGTGTTGCAGTCACTCCATCCAAAACTCATGTGTCCTACTATGATGTTACCCTCCCCAGTAATTCTGATCATAGATAG
- the LOC136262653 gene encoding netrin receptor DCC-like isoform X2 → MYITNFITARIVSLPHQRYVLEGNQGSVRCQNRSDDGTTFYSYITNAIWYRDYRNGTIVQIGDSGPVYADKHTLIISSMTGADQGLYYCCVSAGALCGNSSSASTTILLSTPAVIDAAITTYISTVGSNVTLICTVSDKGTPPATFSWRRNGYELNDNNIVNDTVMALVLTNVTMESVGTYVCSGTGVLSYRSDVVELIVEDSLEWSNTAVTTSYGEDVILSCRTNVSAPTNYGWEQVSGQSLIVENITTLNNGSLFLTNVQQSATFKCTVLGEHGVTLRFVELVVDMNNNTITTASQLIYLQNTDTTSSCHDTELEEYLIVTLQSYLHHKCGCTNFKVTVNCNDTAGSIASAVYGVQLVGPLANDLLQLWLMQKANDKNEIELDVATFTLCNQTCTAVTETMSENKHTVPTEVFIAAAICIIIILMILNLWILYCYRSSMIRKRRYKIHTRVRTSASTCSESGPLPGNYDKLNHTYSRDTPTEPSNRTITQTYADNSSNKLPPFNQEIEYNKKPTVKAMANGMGIVRSNGITAILNPPTWNVDIDSVAVTPSKTHVSYYDVTLPSNSDHR, encoded by the exons atgtacattacaa ACTTTATTACTGCAAGAATTGTATCTCTGCCACATCAACGATATGTGCTGGAAGGAAACCAAGGTAGTGTGAGATGTCAAAACAGAAGTGATGATGGAACCACTTTCTATTCATACATCACAAATGCAATTTGGTATAGAGACTATCGGAATGGAACTATTGTTCAAATTGGAGATTCAGGCCCGGTCTACGCAGATAAACATACACTAATAATATCCTCAATGACGGGTGCCGATCAGGGGTTGTATTATTGCTGCGTTTCAGCTGGAGCACTTTGTGGCAACAGCAGCTCAGCAAGTACCACTATTCTATTATCAA CTCCAGCTGTGATAGATGCAGCTATTACTACCTACATATCAACTGTTGGGTCAAATGTTACCCTTATATGCACTGTCTCTGATAAAGGTACTCCACCAGCAACTTTCTCATGGAGAAGAAATGGCTATGAATTAAATGATAATAACATAGTAAATGACACTGTTATGGCATTGGTGTTAACTAATGTTACCATGGAGAGTGTTGGCACGTATGTCTGCTCTGGCACTGGTGTGTTGTCATATCGTAGTGATGTTGTGGAATTAATTGTTGAAG ATTCCCTGGAATGGAGCAACACTGCCGTCACAACTTCATACGGAGAAGATGTTATCCTATCATGCAGAACTAATGTATCAGCACCAACAAACTATGGTTGGGAACAAGTGTCTGGGCAGTCACTCATTGTGGAGAATATCACAACTCTCAATAATGGATCATTATTTTTAACCAATGTACAGCAATCTGCAACCTTCAAATGTACAGTGCTGGGTGAACATGGAGTGACCCTACGATTTGTTGAGCTGGTTGTAG ATATGAATAACAACACCATAACTACTGCTAGTCAACTGATTTACTTGCAAAACACAGATACAACATCATCTTGTCATGATACTGAG CTAGAGGAATATTTGATTGTGACACTGCAAAGCTACTTGCATCATAAATGTGGCTGTACTAACTTTAAAGTTACAGTGAACTGCAATGACACTGCAGGATCTATAGCTAGTGCAGTATATGGTGTACAGTTGGTTGGTCCATTGGCTaatgatttgttgcagttatgGCTGATGCAGAAAGCAAATGACAAAAATGAAATCGAGCTGGATGTAGCTACCTTTACTTTGTGCAACCAAACATGTACTGCAGTAACTGAAACTATGTCAGAGAACAAACACACTGTACCAACAGAAGTTTTTATAGCAGCTGCTATATGTATCATAATTATTCTGATGATCTTGAATCTTTGGATACTTTACTGTTACCGCAG TTCGATGATCAGAAAAAGAAGGTACAAGATTCATACACGAGTGAGAACAAGTGCTAGCACATGTTCAGAGAGTGGACCATTGCCAGGAAATTATGATAAACTAAACCACACCTACTCAAGGGACACTCCAACAGAACCAAGTAATAGAACAATTACTCAAACTTATGCAGATAATTCATCCAATAAACTACCTCCCTTTAATCAAGAAATAGAGTACAATAAAAAGCCAACTGTTAAAGCAATGGCCAACGGGATGGGAATTGTCAGAAGTAATGGTATCACAGCTATACTGAACCCTCCTACTTGGAATGTAGACATTGACAGTGTTGCAGTCACTCCATCCAAAACTCATGTGTCCTACTATGATGTTACCCTCCCCAGTAATTCTGATCATAGATAG